The Chryseobacterium sp. 52 genome includes a region encoding these proteins:
- a CDS encoding DUF4822 domain-containing protein produces the protein MNTLKKLCYLFMTMLLSTAAVSCSDNDHMITESITPSEALASTPWETTGAKDKNGQTVSLNDPSVNGFVGFSYFKTDGNFVIYGLNDVLRSRGTWSVDPQGKTRTITALNPDGTSIFSRVVDILVLNNNEFTYRIRPNPNDSSVYYDIIHTKTSHAEPSNGQITLASTPWETTGAKDKTGNPVALTDASVAGYVGYSYFKANGTFTIYGLNNVLRSQGTWSVSPDGKKRTITALDANGNVIFTRTVDILTLNNSEFTYRITPDAGNPSVYYDIIHTKVDHKEP, from the coding sequence ATGAATACTTTAAAAAAATTATGTTATCTGTTTATGACAATGCTTTTGTCTACAGCTGCTGTTTCATGCTCCGATAATGACCATATGATTACGGAATCTATCACTCCCTCAGAGGCTCTGGCATCTACTCCATGGGAAACGACGGGAGCAAAAGATAAAAACGGACAAACCGTTAGCCTTAATGATCCCAGTGTGAATGGTTTTGTCGGTTTTTCTTACTTCAAAACCGATGGTAATTTTGTTATTTATGGGTTGAATGATGTTTTAAGATCCAGAGGAACATGGTCTGTAGATCCTCAGGGAAAAACAAGAACGATAACAGCCCTCAATCCTGACGGAACTTCAATTTTCAGCCGCGTTGTAGATATCCTTGTGTTAAATAATAATGAATTCACCTACAGAATTCGCCCTAATCCAAATGACTCATCTGTTTATTATGATATTATCCATACTAAGACATCTCATGCTGAGCCTTCCAATGGACAGATTACTTTAGCTTCTACGCCTTGGGAAACTACAGGAGCAAAAGATAAAACCGGAAATCCAGTAGCTTTGACGGATGCAAGTGTAGCCGGATATGTAGGCTATTCTTATTTTAAAGCCAACGGAACCTTTACTATTTACGGATTAAACAATGTGTTGAGATCTCAGGGAACATGGTCTGTTTCTCCGGATGGGAAGAAAAGAACGATTACTGCTTTGGATGCCAATGGAAACGTAATTTTCACCAGAACTGTTGATATTCTTACGCTGAATAATTCGGAATTTACCTACAGAATTACTCCAGATGCAGGAAATCCTTCTGTGTATTATGATATCATCCATACCAAAGTGGATCATAAGGAACCATAG
- a CDS encoding 5-methylcytosine restriction system specificity protein McrC gives MKILLADSFQYYIKSIRNLDSASETGLKIKHNSILELYFEIFLNEIESLIRRGLIKLYKQVETNEFSLKGKLILSRNIF, from the coding sequence GTGAAAATTTTACTTGCTGATTCTTTTCAATATTATATAAAGAGTATAAGAAATCTTGATTCTGCTTCCGAAACTGGACTGAAAATAAAGCACAATTCAATTCTAGAATTGTATTTCGAAATATTCTTGAATGAAATTGAAAGTCTAATAAGAAGAGGCCTAATAAAACTTTACAAACAGGTAGAAACGAATGAATTTTCCTTAAAAGGCAAACTAATCTTATCAAGAAATATTTTTTAA
- a CDS encoding DUF434 domain-containing protein, with protein MNNRNRGKNTGDDVLFGPEKQVDKLKSAVQDMMYLLSRDYPEKTSSELVGNRYKLKTRQIQALRGASASEQQVQNRTIRQLEVSELKNKILYLDGFNVLILMESLLSGAYVFEGIDGCFRDLSGVHGTYKRVNQTQKAIELIALFFRKAEIEKLVWIFDKPVSNSGRIKQMVLDFAQENNLNWEGLLEFNPDKFLAENSEIAVSSDAWILDHCQKWFNLIAHLITEEKLDVNLLKMY; from the coding sequence ATGAATAACAGAAATCGCGGAAAAAATACAGGCGACGATGTACTTTTCGGGCCGGAAAAACAGGTTGATAAGCTCAAAAGTGCGGTTCAGGACATGATGTATTTGTTAAGCAGAGATTATCCTGAAAAAACATCCTCTGAACTGGTAGGAAACCGATATAAACTGAAAACACGGCAGATTCAGGCTTTGCGCGGTGCTTCTGCATCAGAACAGCAGGTTCAGAACAGAACAATCAGGCAGCTGGAAGTATCGGAACTGAAAAATAAAATCCTTTATCTGGATGGTTTTAATGTATTGATCCTGATGGAAAGCCTGCTTTCCGGGGCTTATGTTTTTGAAGGAATAGATGGGTGTTTTCGGGATCTTTCCGGTGTTCACGGAACTTATAAAAGAGTCAACCAGACACAGAAAGCAATAGAACTTATTGCCCTGTTTTTCAGGAAAGCTGAAATAGAGAAATTAGTCTGGATTTTTGATAAACCGGTTTCCAACAGTGGAAGAATAAAGCAGATGGTTTTGGATTTTGCTCAGGAAAATAACCTGAATTGGGAAGGCTTACTGGAGTTTAATCCGGATAAGTTTTTGGCTGAAAATTCCGAAATAGCGGTGTCTTCGGATGCCTGGATTTTGGATCATTGTCAAAAATGGTTCAACCTTATTGCCCATCTGATCACAGAAGAAAAACTCGATGTCAATTTATTGAAAATGTATTAA
- a CDS encoding SDR family NAD(P)-dependent oxidoreductase, translated as MDFSDQKFSQNEWETCLKVLHALKDDPFLNPDNKTFSGLITKIHKNAKKQNRHENYSQMKSHDLEINSGSVLMQKALTGVSGYSDDEKEENKLTQLQIPKNCYCCNQSYHYAHSFYSRLCPECALENYEKRFETADLKGRNVILTGGRVKVGFATALKLLRNGANLVLTSRFPALALELMQQEADYEDWKERLWVYGLDLRNLKAIQNFTDFYKTRFDTLDILINNAAQTIKYPDEYYLPVIRREKEKVIEFKNIKNLIPNQTEISREIAKLEYAENEETHVSLTRFGQPVDDREKTSWNSTLEEVSVYELIEVNLINHIAPYFLIKELKPLMKNSAFQEKFIINVTSSEGIFSYDNKTVFHPHTNMTKAALNMMTLTSAKEFEKDQIYMSAVDVGWISTGAKESLRKKQFEQGYIPPLDSVDGAARILHPVVEGIKGNYYSGVLLKNYKINTW; from the coding sequence ATGGATTTTTCAGATCAAAAATTTTCGCAAAACGAATGGGAAACATGTCTCAAGGTTCTTCATGCCCTGAAAGATGATCCGTTTCTTAATCCTGACAATAAAACTTTTTCAGGGTTGATTACGAAAATTCATAAAAATGCCAAAAAACAGAACCGCCACGAAAATTATTCCCAAATGAAATCTCATGATTTGGAGATCAATTCCGGATCTGTATTGATGCAAAAAGCACTGACAGGCGTTTCGGGTTATTCTGATGATGAAAAAGAGGAAAATAAACTCACCCAACTTCAGATTCCCAAAAACTGCTACTGCTGTAATCAGAGCTATCACTATGCACATTCTTTTTACTCAAGACTTTGCCCGGAATGTGCCCTAGAAAACTATGAAAAACGTTTTGAAACAGCAGATCTTAAAGGAAGAAATGTTATCCTGACGGGAGGAAGAGTGAAAGTAGGATTTGCCACAGCGTTAAAACTGTTGAGAAACGGGGCCAATTTGGTTTTGACAAGCCGTTTTCCGGCACTTGCACTGGAACTGATGCAGCAGGAAGCAGATTATGAAGACTGGAAAGAAAGACTTTGGGTATACGGACTGGATCTGAGGAATTTAAAAGCCATACAGAATTTTACAGATTTTTATAAAACCCGTTTTGATACACTGGATATTCTGATCAACAATGCGGCTCAGACTATTAAATATCCCGATGAATATTACCTTCCGGTTATCCGTCGAGAAAAAGAAAAAGTAATAGAATTTAAAAATATTAAAAATTTAATTCCCAATCAGACCGAAATTTCAAGGGAAATTGCAAAGCTTGAGTATGCTGAGAATGAAGAAACTCATGTTTCTCTTACGCGTTTTGGACAACCGGTTGATGACCGGGAAAAAACAAGCTGGAATTCCACATTGGAAGAAGTCTCAGTGTATGAGCTGATAGAAGTGAATCTCATCAATCATATTGCTCCATACTTTCTGATCAAAGAACTAAAGCCGTTGATGAAAAACTCAGCATTTCAGGAGAAATTCATCATCAATGTGACGTCTTCAGAAGGAATTTTCAGTTACGACAATAAAACAGTGTTCCATCCGCATACCAATATGACAAAGGCTGCACTGAATATGATGACGCTGACCTCGGCAAAGGAATTTGAAAAAGATCAGATCTATATGAGTGCGGTAGATGTTGGATGGATTTCCACAGGTGCCAAAGAAAGTCTGAGAAAAAAACAGTTTGAGCAGGGATATATTCCCCCGCTGGATTCTGTAGACGGAGCCGCAAGGATACTGCATCCTGTTGTGGAAGGAATAAAAGGAAATTATTACAGCGGAGTATTGCTGAAAAACTATAAAATAAATACCTGGTAA
- a CDS encoding lambda exonuclease family protein has protein sequence MLTRDNIVVDFEALRAEHQSALASMDQMSDAEIKREEWFKSRLGKFTSSELGRLMTYEDKINELPKGALTYIEEKALEILTDGRCIKKFSNDSMDRGNEKELEGIAAFEEKYGVKCIATGSDQQFIQLCSYFGGTPDGLIGEEDIAEVKCPDSKTHLFRIKNIKSEEDFKKHEKDIYCQIQGNLLSTGRKRCYFIDYDDRFTNKELHLFVIEILRNEGYIEKAKIRLSLAEKHKQQLLNTI, from the coding sequence ATGCTGACGAGGGATAACATTGTTGTAGATTTTGAAGCATTAAGAGCCGAACATCAGTCGGCTCTGGCTTCAATGGATCAGATGTCAGATGCTGAAATAAAGCGTGAAGAATGGTTTAAATCCCGCCTGGGAAAATTTACATCTTCTGAGCTTGGCAGATTAATGACATACGAAGATAAGATCAACGAATTACCCAAAGGAGCGTTGACATACATTGAAGAAAAGGCACTTGAAATTCTTACAGATGGTCGGTGTATAAAAAAATTCTCCAATGATTCCATGGACCGAGGAAATGAAAAGGAGCTTGAAGGAATTGCTGCTTTCGAGGAAAAGTATGGAGTTAAATGTATTGCTACCGGATCTGATCAACAATTCATCCAGTTGTGTTCTTATTTCGGAGGAACCCCGGATGGATTAATTGGAGAAGAAGATATTGCTGAGGTGAAATGTCCAGATAGTAAAACACATCTTTTTAGAATTAAAAATATTAAGAGTGAAGAGGATTTCAAGAAACATGAAAAGGATATTTACTGTCAAATTCAAGGAAACCTCCTGTCAACCGGAAGAAAACGCTGCTACTTCATTGATTATGATGATCGCTTCACGAACAAAGAACTTCATCTTTTTGTCATTGAAATCCTTAGGAATGAAGGATATATTGAAAAAGCCAAAATCCGATTATCACTGGCCGAAAAACATAAACAACAACTTTTAAATACTATATAA
- a CDS encoding MBL fold metallo-hydrolase, whose translation MNLKKQMGQFPNEKRKEYFGTLPNYINGKFQNILPTPALLEGESMTKLLLQTLCKIENVSPKSPIPFVTTDLKNLTPEENVLIWFGHSSYFIQIDGKKFLVDPVFSGNASPMPGSIKAFPGSDHYKPEHMPDIDFLVISHDHWDHLDYSTVQALKDRVGQVICGLGTGQHFEYWGWDKDQIIEKNWWESIDLKDGFKITLTPARHFSGRLLNRNISLWTSYVLETPSKKLFLGGDSGYGDHFSEIGEKYGPFDLAIMECGQYNEKWPYIHSLPEQIIKEVQELKAQNFIPVHHSKFKLAQHPWFEPLELVSKYAEENHVPITLPMIGEKVNLNQLGEVTWKKWWKEFI comes from the coding sequence ATGAATTTAAAGAAACAAATGGGACAGTTTCCCAATGAAAAAAGAAAAGAATATTTTGGTACACTGCCTAATTATATCAACGGAAAATTTCAGAATATCCTCCCTACACCAGCCCTGCTGGAAGGGGAAAGTATGACCAAATTACTCCTGCAGACCTTGTGTAAAATAGAGAATGTATCTCCCAAATCTCCTATCCCTTTTGTAACGACAGATTTAAAGAACCTTACACCTGAAGAGAATGTTCTGATATGGTTTGGGCACAGTTCTTATTTCATCCAGATTGATGGAAAAAAGTTTCTTGTAGATCCTGTTTTCAGTGGAAATGCTTCTCCAATGCCCGGTTCCATAAAAGCTTTTCCCGGATCTGATCATTACAAACCGGAACATATGCCTGATATTGATTTTTTAGTTATTTCCCACGATCATTGGGATCATTTGGATTATTCAACGGTTCAGGCCCTGAAAGATAGAGTAGGTCAGGTAATATGCGGATTAGGAACCGGACAGCATTTTGAATACTGGGGATGGGATAAGGATCAAATTATTGAAAAAAACTGGTGGGAAAGTATTGACCTGAAAGATGGTTTCAAAATTACACTTACCCCGGCAAGACATTTTTCAGGAAGACTTCTGAACCGGAATATCTCACTCTGGACTTCTTATGTACTGGAAACTCCTTCAAAAAAACTGTTTTTGGGCGGTGACAGCGGTTATGGAGATCACTTTTCTGAAATCGGAGAAAAATACGGTCCTTTTGATCTGGCTATTATGGAATGCGGACAGTACAATGAAAAGTGGCCTTATATCCACAGCCTTCCCGAACAGATCATCAAAGAAGTGCAGGAACTCAAAGCCCAAAACTTTATTCCTGTTCATCATTCTAAATTTAAATTAGCCCAGCATCCCTGGTTTGAACCCTTGGAGCTGGTTTCAAAATATGCAGAAGAAAACCATGTCCCCATTACACTTCCAATGATTGGAGAAAAAGTAAACCTCAATCAGCTTGGTGAGGTGACTTGGAAAAAATGGTGGAAAGAATTTATTTAA
- a CDS encoding HNH endonuclease has product MEKHTKNYIEFFPSHSGFYHCEICHKQATEIHHIQRRSEFGSKTKHLQDQIENLIALCRTCHEKAHANTFTKEYLTEVHLKNMKTYES; this is encoded by the coding sequence GTGGAAAAACACACGAAAAATTACATTGAATTTTTCCCTTCTCATTCCGGGTTCTACCATTGCGAGATCTGCCATAAGCAAGCAACCGAAATTCATCACATTCAAAGACGGTCTGAATTCGGATCCAAAACAAAGCACCTGCAGGATCAGATTGAAAACCTGATTGCATTGTGTAGAACCTGCCATGAGAAAGCACACGCCAATACATTTACTAAAGAATACTTAACAGAAGTTCATCTAAAAAATATGAAGACATATGAAAGTTAA
- a CDS encoding SIR2 family NAD-dependent protein deacylase: protein MEELKTILNEIIKDKTGYITFLTGAGISAESGLPTYRSIDGIWIKGTKYHRPEEFGTFKYFSQEPEEVWQYNLFWKKMIAEAQPNAGHLALTEIESLLADRFRLITQNVDGLHQRAGTRKLYEIHGSKQKVRCSNECSEPIDFPENVKFKEYTEDLTPEDIDYLKCTKCGNWLRPNTLWFDESYNEKNYHFDTANHIADHTDILFVIGTSGSTTLPVNIVETVKIRAKWIVIINLENDTYFHSILKGSKKLNSFQESSTVALPQLKIIMEEIINSSIF, encoded by the coding sequence ATGGAAGAATTAAAAACCATTTTAAACGAAATTATTAAAGATAAAACCGGATATATCACTTTTCTTACAGGAGCTGGAATTTCTGCAGAAAGCGGACTTCCAACTTACCGTTCAATAGACGGAATCTGGATCAAAGGGACAAAATACCACCGCCCGGAAGAATTCGGAACTTTTAAATATTTTAGTCAGGAACCTGAAGAAGTATGGCAGTACAATCTTTTCTGGAAAAAGATGATTGCAGAAGCCCAACCGAATGCCGGACATCTTGCTTTAACTGAAATTGAAAGTCTTTTGGCGGACAGATTCAGATTAATAACCCAAAATGTAGACGGTCTTCATCAAAGAGCCGGAACCCGAAAATTGTATGAGATCCACGGCAGTAAACAAAAAGTAAGGTGCTCAAATGAGTGCAGTGAGCCCATTGATTTTCCTGAAAATGTAAAGTTTAAAGAATATACGGAAGATCTTACCCCAGAAGATATTGATTATTTAAAATGTACGAAATGCGGAAACTGGCTTAGACCCAATACACTGTGGTTTGACGAAAGTTATAACGAGAAAAACTATCATTTTGATACCGCTAATCATATTGCAGACCATACAGATATCCTTTTTGTAATCGGAACTTCAGGATCTACCACATTGCCTGTCAATATTGTAGAAACAGTGAAAATACGAGCAAAATGGATCGTGATTATTAATCTGGAGAATGATACGTACTTCCATTCTATTTTAAAGGGAAGTAAAAAACTGAATTCTTTTCAGGAAAGCAGTACGGTTGCATTGCCACAGCTGAAAATAATCATGGAAGAAATAATAAACTCTTCAATTTTCTAA
- a CDS encoding outer membrane beta-barrel protein, translating to MKIIISSAALLVGTLVFAQAKNDTIKQKENQIEGVTLTARKPTVESKVDRTVFNVSNSSILAGNTTWDVLRMTPLISIDNNDAVKAEGESVTVYINDRKSVFTGKELKEYLKTIPADNLMKIEVITSPSSRYETTGSVINIVLKKRDDEGMKGSATFNNRQNTKNSQYTNLNLNYHKKSFTQTLIGSYSDNTYVQKNVSTNSLYKDNDVTNVSNETMGKGKSPSLSSTSEYELNDKNNIGLILEYYQSKNTSTSDADLYRTKNNNEFFDSYHQDQDVTGLYRTLGTNLFYKYYDKEKNKILDINLGSNYNSQKGTDSFLKTYGNSSAPDYLNINSHNQTRNYYIKVDYTQPIGKGTFEVGGKMDFNNNVIPNSISGNKLSGLSTNDVFHYEDNINSLYANYSKTFFEKLETRIGVRYEHIDYKMRQDVAGTERKDSYGTLLPNLLLKYSFSDKYDLSLTYNRNLWRPWYAEFNPFLVPTNEGTFSRGNMDLEPNPSHRLYMKLGIMKKYFLSARYMYTDRDYWTSFADEGGKTVTLPANFNGKVQKYYLFANTNQTFLKNKMNVNVGVGWYYIDNHDFNQVNDLKGKDYISYVGASANLSYTNLFNKNINLSAWVELSNQNNGNSYANKTNIFHNISATKIFPKTQMEVSLQLMNIFSRPNFDNTTYSQDGTFRSALRSDWYGFSLSFVKRFGNQKVKDNTKTDVEKNSGGGK from the coding sequence ATGAAAATAATTATATCTTCGGCTGCTTTATTAGTAGGCACTTTGGTTTTTGCACAAGCCAAAAATGATACTATTAAGCAGAAGGAAAATCAAATTGAAGGAGTTACTCTAACTGCAAGAAAACCTACGGTAGAATCTAAAGTTGACCGAACAGTATTTAATGTGTCCAACAGCTCTATTCTGGCAGGAAATACGACCTGGGATGTTCTGAGAATGACCCCTTTGATAAGTATTGATAATAATGATGCTGTGAAAGCAGAAGGTGAATCGGTGACGGTTTATATCAACGACAGAAAATCTGTTTTTACAGGGAAGGAATTAAAGGAATATCTAAAAACCATTCCTGCCGATAACCTGATGAAAATTGAAGTAATTACAAGTCCGTCTTCACGTTATGAAACAACAGGATCGGTCATCAATATCGTTCTGAAAAAGAGAGATGATGAAGGAATGAAGGGAAGCGCAACCTTCAATAACAGGCAGAATACCAAAAACTCACAGTATACGAATCTTAATCTGAATTATCATAAGAAAAGCTTCACCCAGACTCTTATCGGGAGTTACAGTGATAATACTTATGTTCAGAAAAACGTCAGCACCAACAGTTTATATAAGGACAATGATGTAACGAATGTCAGTAATGAAACTATGGGTAAGGGTAAAAGTCCTTCTCTATCTTCTACTTCTGAATATGAACTGAATGATAAAAATAACATCGGGCTTATCCTTGAATATTATCAAAGTAAGAATACTTCTACTTCTGATGCCGATTTATACAGAACCAAAAATAATAATGAATTTTTCGATTCTTATCATCAGGATCAGGATGTAACAGGACTTTACCGTACGCTGGGAACCAATCTTTTTTATAAATATTATGATAAAGAGAAAAATAAGATTCTGGATATTAATTTAGGCTCCAACTACAACTCGCAGAAAGGTACCGACTCATTCCTAAAGACCTATGGTAATTCATCTGCACCTGATTATTTAAACATCAACTCCCATAATCAGACCCGCAACTACTATATTAAAGTTGATTATACCCAGCCTATTGGAAAAGGGACCTTTGAAGTAGGAGGAAAAATGGATTTCAACAATAATGTCATCCCCAACAGTATCTCAGGAAATAAGTTGAGCGGTCTCTCTACAAATGACGTTTTCCATTATGAGGATAACATCAATTCCCTTTATGCGAACTATAGCAAAACGTTCTTCGAGAAGCTGGAAACCAGAATTGGAGTACGCTACGAGCATATTGATTACAAAATGAGACAGGATGTAGCCGGTACAGAAAGAAAAGACTCTTATGGTACGTTACTTCCTAATCTATTACTAAAATATTCTTTTTCAGATAAATATGATCTGAGTTTAACCTATAATCGTAATCTTTGGCGTCCCTGGTATGCAGAGTTCAATCCTTTCCTTGTTCCAACCAATGAAGGAACATTTTCCCGTGGAAACATGGATCTGGAGCCAAATCCGAGCCACAGACTCTATATGAAATTGGGAATTATGAAAAAGTATTTCCTTTCCGCAAGGTATATGTATACAGACAGAGACTACTGGACTTCTTTTGCAGACGAAGGTGGTAAAACGGTTACCCTGCCTGCGAACTTCAACGGAAAAGTGCAGAAATATTACCTGTTTGCGAATACCAATCAGACTTTCCTGAAAAACAAGATGAATGTGAATGTAGGAGTTGGATGGTACTACATTGACAACCATGATTTTAATCAGGTCAATGATCTTAAAGGGAAAGATTATATCAGCTATGTGGGAGCTTCGGCCAACTTGTCGTATACCAATCTTTTTAACAAAAATATTAATCTGAGTGCATGGGTGGAGCTTTCTAACCAGAACAACGGAAATTCATACGCCAATAAAACCAATATTTTCCACAATATCTCAGCAACAAAAATATTCCCTAAAACTCAGATGGAAGTAAGTCTTCAGCTAATGAATATTTTCAGCAGACCTAATTTTGATAACACCACCTACAGTCAGGACGGAACTTTCAGATCTGCTTTAAGGTCCGACTGGTATGGATTTTCACTTTCTTTCGTGAAACGTTTCGGAAACCAGAAAGTAAAAGATAACACAAAGACAGATGTAGAAAAGAATAGCGGCGGAGGAAAATAA
- a CDS encoding catalase, translated as MKKNNLTNRTGAPVSDNQNILTAGSRGPALLQDVWFLEKMAHFDREVIPERRMHAKGSGAYGTFKVTHDITKYTKANLFAAIGQETPLFIRFSTVAGERGAADAERDIRGFALKFYTEEGNWDLVGNNTPVFFLRDPLKFPDLNHAVKRDPRTNMRSADNNWDFWTLLPESLHQVTITMSDRGLPKSYRHMDGFGSHTYSFINHEQKRFWVKFHFKTQQGIENLTNAEANKIIAEDRESHQRDLYQNIEDGNFPTWKMYIQIMEEADADTYHINPFDLTKVWPHGDYPMIPVGEFTLNQNPSNYFAEVEQAAFNPTSIVPGIGFSPDKMLQGRLFSYGDTQRYRLGINHHQIPVNAPKCPYMSYHRDGAMRTDGNYGSKIAYEPNSFSQWQEQPSYQEPPLAISGYAAHWDHREDDDYFTQPGNLFRLMSDEQKEVLFNNTAEAVGAAQQFIQIRHIRNCYQADPNYGKGIAKALSLSWQAVCDFEGYEMKKLTDMK; from the coding sequence ATGAAAAAAAACAATCTAACAAACAGAACCGGTGCTCCGGTATCGGATAATCAGAATATTTTAACTGCCGGCAGCCGAGGTCCGGCTCTATTACAGGACGTTTGGTTTCTGGAGAAAATGGCACATTTTGACCGTGAAGTTATCCCAGAACGCAGAATGCACGCAAAAGGCTCCGGAGCTTATGGAACTTTTAAAGTGACCCATGATATCACAAAATACACAAAAGCGAATTTATTCGCGGCTATAGGTCAGGAAACTCCATTATTTATCCGTTTTTCAACCGTAGCAGGGGAAAGAGGTGCAGCTGATGCAGAAAGAGATATCAGAGGGTTTGCATTAAAATTCTATACTGAAGAAGGAAATTGGGATTTAGTAGGAAACAATACACCCGTTTTTTTCCTGCGTGACCCTTTAAAATTTCCAGACCTGAATCATGCCGTAAAAAGAGATCCCCGTACAAACATGAGAAGTGCAGACAACAACTGGGACTTCTGGACTCTTCTTCCTGAATCTCTCCATCAGGTAACCATCACCATGAGTGACCGTGGGCTGCCTAAATCCTACCGCCATATGGATGGTTTTGGAAGCCATACGTATAGCTTTATCAATCATGAACAAAAACGTTTCTGGGTTAAATTCCATTTCAAAACACAACAGGGAATAGAGAATCTCACCAATGCAGAGGCTAACAAAATTATTGCCGAAGACAGGGAGAGTCATCAGAGAGATCTGTATCAGAACATTGAAGACGGCAATTTTCCAACGTGGAAAATGTATATCCAAATTATGGAAGAAGCTGATGCAGACACGTATCATATCAATCCTTTTGATTTAACGAAAGTATGGCCTCACGGAGACTATCCAATGATTCCTGTAGGTGAATTTACACTGAACCAAAATCCTTCAAACTATTTTGCAGAGGTTGAGCAGGCAGCATTTAATCCTACATCCATCGTTCCCGGGATTGGTTTTTCTCCGGACAAAATGCTGCAGGGACGTTTGTTTTCTTACGGCGATACACAGCGGTACCGATTAGGGATAAATCATCATCAGATCCCTGTGAATGCTCCAAAATGCCCTTATATGTCTTATCATCGGGATGGCGCTATGCGAACGGATGGAAATTACGGCAGTAAAATAGCATATGAACCGAACAGTTTCAGTCAATGGCAGGAACAGCCTTCTTATCAGGAACCTCCTTTGGCTATATCCGGATATGCTGCCCATTGGGATCACCGTGAAGACGATGACTACTTTACACAGCCCGGCAATCTTTTTAGATTAATGTCTGATGAACAGAAAGAAGTATTGTTTAACAACACGGCTGAAGCTGTAGGAGCAGCTCAACAGTTTATCCAGATCCGTCATATCAGAAATTGTTATCAGGCAGATCCAAATTATGGAAAAGGTATTGCAAAGGCTCTCTCTTTATCCTGGCAGGCTGTCTGTGATTTTGAAGGGTATGAAATGAAAAAACTGACGGATATGAAATAG
- a CDS encoding helix-turn-helix transcriptional regulator, with product MDNETLKRKTAGFYNYVRERDIRNKDIVNATQFAKGNVSNYMSGKVNPSENFLITFEKAYNVQLEKFEKSGIGFIELEHHNLNRINPTTSSALADLSRITRKRKGPGEGRIINDSELVPAIQYIVPIPGQAGLKKAFFAPDEYIEENFDKETILVRPKDRGVYHKIEVDGNSMPGIVEPGDWARCEDIPKIYWTEKGTFKPDKVYCLIHRHLGILFKRISSTFRESITLSSDNIDKEEYPDEVFDLAEFSKILRVVVVEKIL from the coding sequence ATGGACAATGAAACTTTAAAAAGAAAAACTGCAGGATTTTATAATTATGTAAGAGAGCGGGATATAAGGAATAAGGACATAGTCAATGCAACACAGTTTGCTAAAGGGAATGTTAGCAATTATATGTCTGGTAAGGTTAATCCTTCTGAAAACTTTTTAATAACATTTGAGAAAGCTTATAATGTCCAGCTAGAAAAATTTGAAAAATCTGGCATAGGATTTATTGAACTGGAGCACCATAATTTAAACAGAATAAACCCAACTACAAGTTCTGCATTAGCAGATTTGTCACGCATAACAAGAAAGCGTAAAGGACCCGGAGAAGGTCGAATTATTAATGATTCAGAGCTAGTGCCAGCAATTCAATATATTGTTCCTATACCTGGACAAGCTGGCCTTAAAAAGGCATTCTTTGCTCCTGATGAGTACATTGAAGAAAATTTTGATAAAGAAACTATTTTAGTTAGGCCGAAAGACAGAGGGGTTTATCACAAAATAGAAGTGGACGGAAATTCGATGCCAGGAATAGTAGAACCGGGGGATTGGGCGAGATGTGAGGATATACCAAAGATCTACTGGACAGAAAAAGGAACCTTTAAACCTGACAAGGTATACTGTTTAATCCATAGACATCTTGGAATACTATTTAAAAGAATTTCTTCCACATTTAGAGAATCAATTACATTATCATCTGATAATATAGATAAAGAAGAATATCCGGATGAAGTTTTTGATCTGGCAGAATTCTCTAAAATATTGAGAGTTGTTGTTGTTGAAAAAATATTATAA